The proteins below come from a single Podarcis muralis chromosome 8, rPodMur119.hap1.1, whole genome shotgun sequence genomic window:
- the CATSPERD gene encoding cation channel sperm-associated auxiliary subunit delta, producing the protein MRKPSSSVIILVIFLLCLDRGDSWPCTHELLIISSVSFNSSMVSHGTVLSYKYKDPRLIPHPCEAFYFGGQTPPAIYLGEKVFLSQDNFQSSLLPMTIPTIIESSPAEVTSALFVQNNRALFVINGKVYVYFYSTWKTWKVSAGIDSPVTDITNMDCCYSLKDINCYDTSNFIVAYTTGKPTESTDIFTSKNGGYRFVKTSPAGYENALIGIYNFVSLAQLGVILNKTDGDGEAYFTYTDMNLAHQEQGAEFDMKLYADESVIGIIPPGLRGFILLWTKDTFVFSFNHGLNVALITVHPTDKYVNVTLPVQGLCNVAANRNEIAALTKNQKLFYGTLDMESTQMVYIGDKTKGKPTDPCDAMMFENIGVLFFVSLIPSTDSALYHFQKCIINIQDTLMTLRPPLQPCPVEILSGNFHNKIYYIDMKQELHFNVTFVPKPGTGTHPYVTVSNPHALAFQAQIDQDGFTFDGNTKYRLHIRLLQQAFSGMSQLEFQDTIYSSRISTVTVDIYNKAIFCIDMHPITALIVVGCSPKKHIKIAESTTACNRGLFQDIVLQNNFVYSIDRKVYDPQFLGRKKLSQPNLNITYRYDLWRCPILLYYDSPWLPVLELWDNDEFIEYVSADFVLYEIHGMHNYDYLLNEVEAECRTAAQNWITIMAEDPGKEPSDVWNRLLYENCKIPQENGPLPSASRPYHVLNRNEKNRILFPQYNGIYVFKAIVVDTHYSYCDLTTVFSVYVHGALPKSQINVGKTLISFLVIIFGSILMVYYFPKLMKENARMKTVWA; encoded by the coding sequence ATGCGGAAGCCAAGCAGTTCTGTAATCATATTAGTGATTTTTTTGCTGTGTCTGGATAGGGGTGATTCTTGGCCATGCACTCATGAACTACTGATTATATCAAGCGTCTCCTTCAATTCAAGTATGGTATCACACGGCACTGTTCTCTCATACAAATATAAGGACCCTCGTCTAATACCACACCCATGTGAGGCATTCTACTTTGGAGGACAGACTCCTCCAGCCATATATCTTGGGGAAAAGGTTTTCCTCAGCCAAGATAATTTTCAGAGCAGTCTTTTGCCAATGACCATTCCAACTATAATAGAAAGCTCACCAGCTGAAGTCACTAGTGCTCTTTTTGTGCAAAACAATCGAGCGCTTTTCGTAATAAATGGAAAGGTCTATGTGTATTTCTATAGCACATGGAAAACTTGGAAAGTGTCAGCTGGCATCGATAGCCCCGTTACAGATATCACAAACATGGACTgctgttattctttgaaggacaTTAATTGTTACGATACCAGCAATTTCATTGTGGCTTATACAACTGGAAAGCCTACTGAATCCACTGATATCTTCACCTCCAAAAATGGGGGATACAGATTTGTAAAAACAAGCCCTGCTGGTTACGAAAATGCACTGATTGGTATCTACAACTTTGTTTCCTTGGCACAACTTGGAGTTATCCTCAACAAAACAGATGGTGATGGGGAAGCTTATTTTACATATACAGATATGAACTTAGCCCATCAAGAACAAGGTGCAGAATTCGACATGAAACTCTATGCAGATGAATCTGTTATTGGCATAATTCCCCCTGGCCTGAGAGGTTTTATTCTCCTTTGGACAAAAGACACTTTCGTGTTCTCTTTCAACCACGGCCTGAATGTTGCTCTGATAACAGTGCATCCCACCGATAAATATGTTAATGTGACATTACCTGTGCAAGGCCTTTGTAATGTAGCTGCCAACAGAAATGAGATTGCAGCCCTCACCAAGAACCAGAAACTTTTCTATGGAACCCTGGACATGGAATCAACACAGATGGTATACATTGGTGATAAAACCAAGGGCAAACCCACTGACCCTTGTGATGCGATGATGTTTGAGAATATTGGGGTGCTTTTTTTTGTCAGTCTTATTCCGAGCACAGATTCTGCATTGTATCATTTTCAGAAATGCATTATTAACATACAGGACACACTCATGACTTTACGGCCACCGCTGCAGCCCTGTCCTGTAGAGATCCTCAGTGGTAATTTCCATAACAAAATATATTATATTGATATGAAGCAGGAACTTCATTTTAATGTCACATTTGTGCCCAAGCCGGGCACTGGGACCCATCCATATGTAACTGTGAGCAATCCCCATGCACTGGCATTTCAAGCACAAATTGATCAGGATGGCTTTACCTTTGATGGAAACACTAAATACAGGCTACATATTAGGCTGCTTCAACAGGCTTTCTCGGGCATGTCTCAACTCGAGTTTCAGGATACTATTTACTCAAGCAGGATATCCACCGTCACGGTGGATATCTACAACAAAGCCATATTCTGTATTGACATGCATCCAATTACAGCCCTTATTGTAGTGGGCTGTTCACCTAAGAAACATATCAAAATTGCTGAGAGTACAACAGCATGCAACAGAGGTCTCTTTCAGGATATTGTGCTGCAGAATAATTTTGTTTATTCAATTGATCGAAAGGTATATGACCCACAGTTCCTTGGCAGGAAAAAATTGTCACAGCCAAACCTTAACATTACCTATCGTTATGATCTTTGGAGATGTCCTATTCTGTTGTACTATGACAGCCCATGGCTCCCCGTTCTTGAGCTGTGGGACAATGATGAATTCATAGAATATGTTTCTGCTGATTTTGTACTGTATGAAATACATGGCATGCATAATTATGATTATCTCCTGAATGAAGTAGAAGCCGAGTGTAGGACAGCAGCGCAGAACTGGATCACTATAATGGCAGAGGATCCTGGAAAAGAGCCAAGTGATGTGTGGAACAGATTGCTTTATGAAAATTGTAAGATTCCCCAAGAAAATGGGCCTTTGCCATCAGCTTCCAGGCCGTATCATGTTCTAAACAGGAATGAGAAGAACAGAATATTATTTCCACAGTACAATGGCATATATGTCTTCAAAGCCATTGTTGTAGATACACACTATAGCTACTGTGACCTAACAACGGTTTTCAGTGTGTATGTACATGGCGCCCTCCCAAAGTCTCAGATCAATGTTGGTAAAACACTTATTAGTTTTCTGGTTATCATATTTGGCTCTATTTTGATGGTATACTACTTTCCTAAGTTAATGAAGGAAAATGCAAGAATGAAAACAGTTTGGGCGTAA